In one Fodinicola acaciae genomic region, the following are encoded:
- a CDS encoding LLM class flavin-dependent oxidoreductase has translation MTATLSVFDFALLSAGSDARQALRRMLDLAVRTESWGYRRFWMSEHHNMRAVATSSPAVLVGQVAAATSTIRVGSGGVILPNHPPLVVAEQFGTLEALFPGRIDLGLGRASQMDPETAAALRRAGGAAGGDFAEQLTELLGYFDGTTAVRAVPAVGFQPPIWLLGTGHYSAELAGKRGLPFAFGHHFRPDLTTAALTTYRENFQPSAALSQPYAMVAAAVIVADDDATAEWLHGPSRVNMLSARRGKLMDSLPTTEQAAGFDYTEEERAIVRAALDAQIIGGPATAEEKLRRLLKDTGADELMAVTITHDHADRLRSYELLANLRLD, from the coding sequence ATGACCGCCACGCTCTCGGTGTTCGACTTTGCCCTCCTTTCAGCCGGTTCGGATGCGCGGCAGGCGCTGCGCCGGATGCTCGACCTGGCCGTACGCACCGAGAGCTGGGGTTATCGCCGGTTCTGGATGTCGGAACACCACAACATGCGTGCCGTCGCGACGTCGTCACCAGCGGTGTTGGTCGGCCAGGTCGCCGCGGCCACCAGCACGATTCGGGTGGGCTCAGGCGGTGTGATCCTGCCCAATCATCCGCCGCTGGTGGTGGCCGAGCAGTTCGGCACGCTGGAGGCGCTTTTCCCCGGCCGGATCGACCTCGGACTCGGCCGGGCGTCGCAGATGGATCCGGAGACGGCCGCGGCGTTGCGGCGTGCCGGCGGCGCGGCTGGCGGCGACTTCGCCGAACAACTGACCGAGCTGCTCGGCTATTTCGACGGGACGACGGCCGTACGAGCCGTGCCGGCGGTCGGCTTCCAGCCGCCGATCTGGCTGCTCGGCACCGGCCACTACAGCGCCGAGCTGGCCGGAAAGCGCGGCCTTCCGTTTGCCTTCGGACATCATTTCCGTCCCGACCTGACCACGGCGGCGTTGACCACCTACCGCGAAAACTTCCAGCCATCGGCTGCCTTGTCGCAGCCGTACGCGATGGTGGCCGCCGCGGTCATCGTCGCGGACGACGACGCCACCGCCGAATGGCTGCACGGTCCGAGCCGCGTCAACATGCTCTCGGCTCGTCGCGGCAAGCTGATGGACTCGCTGCCGACCACCGAGCAGGCCGCCGGTTTTGACTACACCGAAGAGGAACGCGCGATCGTACGCGCCGCGTTGGACGCGCAGATCATCGGCGGTCCGGCCACCGCGGAAGAAAAACTGCGGCGGCTGCTCAAAGACACCGGTGCCGACGAGCTGATGGCGGTGACCATCACACACGACCACGCCGACCGGCTGCGGTCGTACGAACTACTCGCCAACCTGCGACTCGACTAG
- a CDS encoding MerR family transcriptional regulator, protein MALRPIDLARLAGISTQQVRNYLDAGVLPPAERSASGYRQFDEGHGRALMTYRALARGFGGHVAGDIMRSVYTGDIPKALTLIDAAHAMIHEQRLSLRSIGDALEATAAAPELPGIPAGGLRIGEAARFLGVRPSALRVWESAGLLSPVRERGTKYRHFDAEDLRYAQMVHMLRQGRYPLPQIKTILDGLRQAGSSDELRTAIARRQEALIQVGRAMLAGSAALHGYLVESQVGE, encoded by the coding sequence GTGGCACTGCGGCCGATCGACCTCGCGCGGCTGGCCGGCATCTCCACGCAGCAGGTCCGCAACTACCTCGACGCCGGCGTGCTGCCGCCGGCGGAGCGCAGCGCGTCGGGCTATCGGCAGTTCGACGAAGGCCACGGCCGCGCGCTGATGACCTATCGGGCGCTGGCGAGGGGATTCGGCGGCCACGTCGCCGGCGACATCATGCGTTCCGTGTACACCGGCGACATTCCGAAAGCGCTCACGCTGATCGATGCCGCGCACGCGATGATCCACGAGCAACGGCTGTCGTTGCGGTCCATCGGCGACGCCTTGGAGGCCACCGCCGCGGCTCCGGAGCTGCCTGGCATTCCGGCCGGCGGCCTACGGATCGGCGAGGCGGCCAGGTTTCTGGGCGTACGGCCGTCGGCGCTGCGTGTCTGGGAATCCGCCGGTCTGCTGTCGCCGGTACGTGAGCGCGGCACGAAATATCGCCACTTCGACGCGGAGGACCTGCGTTACGCGCAGATGGTGCACATGCTGCGGCAGGGTCGTTATCCGTTGCCGCAGATCAAAACCATCCTCGACGGCCTGCGGCAGGCCGGCAGCAGCGACGAGCTGCGTACGGCGATCGCGCGCCGACAGGAGGCGCTGATCCAGGTCGGCCGTGCGATGCTCGCCGGATCCGCGGCATTGCACGGATATCTAGTCGAGTCGCAGGTTGGCGAGTAG
- a CDS encoding DUF6986 family protein, with product MESTVDTAELAAGLDRRLAADDVARRRAFPGDARDRQPVHTVYVPADRMLPGITRDWGRQALASLDEFGADKALLAELAGVDADVIGDVEARVRRKLAMEPVEDLRADLEDGFVPGAGDWDALEDSAVRTAVTALHEDFRVGLGSPFFGVRIKSFEPRTRHRAVRSLSLFLQELGELPEGFVVTLPKVTSVAQVEAMVWLADRLEIELGLAGRLRFELQIETTQAIQGSDGTATVSAMVQAADGRCTGLHYGTYDYSAACGIAAAYQSMAHPVADHAKNVMLLAAAGTGVRVSDGSTNIVPVGDAAHVHAVWRLHARLVRRSLEHGFYQGWDMHPGHLVTRYLATYGFFRDAFPTAAARLRSYVDSVGGGAVMDEPATARALANVLIRGLDCGAVDEAEVAATAGIDRAGLNALVQA from the coding sequence GTGGAATCCACTGTGGACACCGCGGAGCTGGCCGCCGGACTCGACCGGCGGCTGGCGGCCGATGACGTGGCGCGCCGGCGCGCCTTTCCGGGGGACGCGCGGGACCGGCAGCCGGTGCACACCGTGTATGTGCCGGCTGACCGGATGTTGCCGGGAATCACTCGCGACTGGGGCCGGCAGGCGCTCGCCTCGCTGGACGAGTTCGGCGCGGACAAGGCGCTGCTCGCCGAGCTGGCCGGCGTCGACGCCGACGTGATCGGTGACGTGGAGGCGCGCGTACGCCGGAAGCTCGCGATGGAGCCGGTCGAGGACCTGCGCGCCGACCTTGAGGACGGCTTCGTGCCGGGCGCGGGGGACTGGGACGCGCTCGAGGACAGCGCCGTACGCACCGCGGTCACCGCGCTGCACGAGGATTTCCGGGTCGGGCTCGGCTCGCCGTTTTTCGGCGTACGCATCAAGAGCTTCGAGCCGCGGACGCGGCATCGCGCGGTGCGCAGCCTGTCGCTGTTTCTGCAGGAACTCGGCGAGCTGCCGGAGGGTTTCGTCGTCACACTGCCGAAAGTCACCTCGGTGGCGCAGGTCGAGGCGATGGTGTGGCTGGCCGACCGGCTGGAGATCGAGCTCGGCCTGGCCGGCCGGCTGCGCTTCGAGCTGCAGATCGAGACCACACAAGCTATCCAGGGCTCGGACGGCACCGCCACGGTCAGCGCGATGGTGCAGGCCGCCGACGGCCGGTGCACCGGCCTGCATTACGGGACCTACGACTACAGCGCCGCCTGCGGCATCGCCGCCGCGTACCAAAGCATGGCGCATCCGGTCGCCGACCACGCGAAAAACGTGATGTTGCTGGCCGCCGCCGGCACCGGCGTACGCGTGTCGGACGGCTCCACCAACATTGTGCCGGTCGGCGATGCCGCGCACGTACATGCCGTGTGGCGGCTGCACGCGAGGCTCGTCCGACGGTCGCTCGAACACGGTTTCTACCAGGGTTGGGACATGCATCCCGGTCATCTGGTCACGCGTTACCTGGCCACGTACGGATTCTTCCGCGACGCGTTTCCGACCGCGGCCGCGCGGCTGCGGTCCTATGTGGACAGTGTCGGCGGTGGTGCGGTGATGGACGAGCCGGCGACCGCGCGTGCGCTGGCCAACGTCCTGATCCGTGGCCTGGACTGTGGTGCCGTCGACGAGGCCGAGGTCGCGGCCACCGCCGGCATCGACCGTGCCGGTCTCAACGCGCTAGTGCAGGCATGA
- a CDS encoding MBL fold metallo-hydrolase, translated as MSDNILLACCGALVSTAGRLVAPRRPDQRFLANLTNAGLPRARTTVRLTALHQADQSAPTAIVAEGLRKPRRVAMTMATYVIEHPQARFLVDPAMCADIHERVLPEIPQPLRRVVTPDKNVVGLPDALGTVGLDVTDIDFVTPTHLHWDHVGGLLELPAKVPVRTLPVERDTALRSALGFVTGPLAGRDFDTYELDGPPVLTFARSHDVFGDGSVVLVDLAGHTPGSVGVLLALDGGPVLLAGDAVWHGLQARHLREKAPFPGNLVDYDRDLAFAAIHRLHALAPEVTIVASHDRDAAAAFMPALAR; from the coding sequence GGCCTGCTGCGGCGCGCTCGTCTCGACCGCCGGCCGGTTGGTCGCGCCGCGCCGGCCTGACCAGCGCTTCCTGGCAAATCTGACAAACGCCGGCCTGCCGCGTGCGCGTACGACCGTCCGACTCACGGCTCTGCATCAGGCCGACCAGTCGGCGCCGACCGCGATCGTCGCCGAAGGACTGCGCAAACCGCGTCGAGTCGCGATGACCATGGCGACGTACGTGATCGAGCATCCGCAGGCACGTTTCCTGGTCGATCCGGCCATGTGCGCCGACATCCACGAGCGTGTGTTGCCGGAGATTCCGCAACCGCTGCGACGCGTTGTGACGCCTGACAAAAACGTCGTCGGCCTGCCGGATGCGTTGGGTACGGTCGGACTCGACGTTACCGACATCGATTTTGTGACGCCTACGCACCTGCATTGGGACCATGTCGGCGGATTGCTTGAGCTACCGGCGAAAGTGCCGGTGCGTACGCTGCCGGTCGAGCGCGACACCGCCCTGCGTTCGGCACTCGGATTCGTGACCGGACCATTGGCCGGCCGTGACTTCGACACCTACGAGCTCGACGGTCCCCCGGTGTTGACTTTCGCACGCAGCCACGACGTTTTCGGCGACGGCTCCGTCGTGTTGGTCGATCTGGCCGGCCACACGCCAGGCAGCGTGGGCGTGCTGCTGGCGCTCGACGGCGGACCGGTGTTGCTGGCCGGTGACGCGGTGTGGCACGGCCTGCAAGCCAGGCACCTGCGCGAAAAGGCGCCGTTTCCGGGAAACCTGGTCGACTACGACCGCGACCTGGCTTTCGCGGCGATCCACCGGCTGCACGCACTTGCGCCGGAGGTCACGATCGTCGCCAGCCACGACCGCGACGCGGCGGCCGCCTTCATGCCTGCACTAGCGCGTTGA